A genome region from Gossypium hirsutum isolate 1008001.06 chromosome A04, Gossypium_hirsutum_v2.1, whole genome shotgun sequence includes the following:
- the LOC121228115 gene encoding ATP synthase subunit a, chloroplastic gives MSKVEKPSLCFTLNRQRLSNPLNGLYDISGVEVGQHFYWQIAGFQVHAQVLITSWVVISILLGSAVIAVRNPQTIPTAGQNFFEYVLEFIRDVSKTQIGEEYGPWVPFIGTMFLFIFVSNWSGALLPWKIIQLPHGELVAPTNDINTTVALALLTSVAYFYAGLSKKGLGYFSKYIQPTPILLPINILEDFTKPLSLSFRLFGNILADELVVVVLVSLVPSVVPIPVMFLGLFTSGIQALIFATLAAAYIGESMEGHH, from the exons ATGTCAAAAGTAGAGAAACCTTCCCTTTGTTTCACTTTAAATAG GCAACGTTTATCAAACCCACTAAACGGGTTATACGATATCTCTGGTGTGGAAGTAGGCCAACATTTCTATTGGCAAATAGCAGGTTTCCAAGTCCATGCCCAAGTACTTATTACCTCTTGGGTTGTAATTTCTATCTTATTAGGTTCCGCCGTTATCGCTGTTCGGAATCCACAAACCATTCCAACCGCCGGTCAAAATTTCTTCGAATATGTTCTTGAATTCATTCGAGACGTAAGCAAAACTCAGATTGGAGAAGAATATGGTCCATGGGTTCCCTTTATTGGAACtatgtttctatttatttttgtttctaacTGGTCGGGTGCTCTGTTACCTTGGAAAATCATACAATTACCTCATGGAGAGTTAGTCGCACCCACGAATGATATAAATACTACTGTTGCTTTAGCTTTACTCACGTCAGTAGCATATTTCTATGCGGGTCTTTCAAAAAAAGGATTGGGGTATTTCAGTAAATACATTCAACCCACTCCAATTCTTTTACCTATTAACATTTTAGAGGATTTCACAAAACCCTTATCACTTAGTTTTCGACTTTTCGGGAATATATTAGCTGATGAATTAGTAGTTGTTGTTCTTGTTTCTTTAGTACCTTCAGTCGTCCCTATACCTGTCATGTTCCTTGGATTATTTACAAGTGGGATTCAAGCTCTTATTTTTGCAACTTTAGCTGCGGCTTATATAGGCGAATCCATGGAGGGTCATCATTGA